AGTGTTCCATCAATGCAACGTCAATCTAATTGTAAAGTAATCAAATATaccaaataattataaaatttgcTGGAATGTTAATTTAACAGACAGCATTTGCTAAAAACACGTTAAGAACTTACCGTTTGCGCTGGGTAGTTAGTACAGACAATGAATGGAAATATAACGCAAAAATACGAGGTAAAAGCTAGTTCCCATCAGAAAAGTCGTGCGCTCTAGGTCTGCGGTATATACGGTAGTTTTTCTTTCCCATCAGAAAAGTCTCTTTTCCGCTTTAACTCGCTACAACCCGCGAACATATTCCTTTCTCATCCCCACGCCACGAGTACTCGGTTgagaaaataatgaaaaacgaTTGTTTATTGAAAATTCATAGTGCATCATTTTCATTAATGGGTTAATTTTCTATCCAAGATGAAGCCACATGTACTGGAATATCTTAAACCAAGTTCAAGGATGCCCTTCCTGACAGATCTAATAGAATATATTGGCCTACAGATCGtgacatcaatgatatacagcccccaaggatagccgacggcgctcatatgggcggggtttaatgatgaagctctgttgggattaacccgaacacggcacccgaacaaacaaatatgctgaataaagcaccttgtaaatttacgaatattatgaactatagtggttattttacttatctgttaaattcattttgttgtcaaataaatatagtatcccaatattgtcaccgttatgatcagtcagttgccattcacaagcattcgtaatattaatagtcacaatcgtaaaatagctcaaattcggtttcgcatttagattttgagtatgaaaactacattgcacagctttgcctgctgtcccatcttattggcaaggtaaaacaatgtgaaaccgatgaaagactttgtcattttatattaggggtgacaaaatattaatcaaaaactagaaaaaaaacgccgttgttcgggtaattatatttaactttaggcatatactacgacctttaccaattttaaaattactaaaagtaggtaatttgaaatgttttattttgaataaatacataattttggttaggtattacccctacattgcagaaattcaatgtttgctattgtgacccgcggggtccactggctgaataagctaatgaaacgataacagcgattcgtgttttctaaaacctaacaaagcaacgcgaccgccccgcgagagttgtgtttgctccgaaacccaggctagcacaatcctaatagagctccatcattaaaccccgcccatatgatagccgtcggctatcctggggggctgtatatcattggtgacaTTGCCAATCACAAGCTCTTccatgatgttagtattgaattTAAGTAGTATTCATTCCACAGCTGAGATTATCATTGGATGTTTGTATGAAGTTTTCTTGACAATGTCTAAAACCCGCATGATTGATAATTTTCTTTCTGAATGTGTTCatgaccaaattaatttgtgCTGATAACTAGGCGTAATATATGTACGGTGTATGTAGATTTTTACCAGTTACCATCGTCCTTATAGGAGTAGCAGCAGTGACCAAGATAACTGTGCCACTCTGATAGAAAGATGGTTAAAGAGACATTGAAGGTCAATTTTACTTCAGACTATGTAAGAGGCTCACATCGCTTTCTGCTTGTGCACCACACCAGACCAACGTCATCTACTGAAGCGCTATGGTGATGAGCTATGTTGTTTGGATGCGACATATGAGACAACTGTAAGAGTTTGCTGTATATCCCTTCTTCGTTGCGGTGTAAACCAATGCTGGCTACTAGGTAATACAGCCATATAAGTCAGTCTTCTAACTAGGACCGGTAAATATTGAAGTGGGTTGATCATGTGGGTAACTGATCGTATTAAAGTCTTGTTTCTTCTGATGGTTCACATTGTCTAAAGCCAAATTTCCACCTTTATTGCAGCATCTCAATGAGGCCACTCTATTTTGTGATGAAATGTACTTGTGTCAAAATTGATATCTCACTACATGCACACTAGTTGTACATCTTCAACAATGAAGAAAGCTTTTCAATTTTACACAGGTTGCTGCTACATTGGCAACAATGGATGAGACTCGAGGAGCTATTCAGGAGGCTTTGAGTATCGGGAAGAAATGGAATCCAGTATGATCGCCAAGGTCCTGGTTCATAGATTACGCTCAGGCAGTGATGTCTGCTCTTGAACACCTCTTTCCAGGTAATAACCTTTTTTAATGCATCTTTAAACTATAATGACTCAGCTAAAAGGAAAAAGCTTAGTGATAGGTGTATGTGTAGATGTAGGTATGCAGATTGTCAAGATatgcatgtactgtatatgtactttTAGAAGAATGTCAAGTTGCGCTGGTTTTTAGAAAAATGATACGTCGGGCTGTCAGTGTTGTGACATATACTATTGTAGGTCTGAGACTCACTAATGTGGCATCACACTTCATAAACCAATATCAAAAAATGATcaagtaaataataaaatgaccTAAATGAATACATTTCAAGCTTCCGATTTATGCTTTTGAACTTTTTTAGAAAGCAAAGTTCTACTGTGTGCATTCCATCGTGAGCAGGCCTGGGACAGACAGTTGAAAAGAAGAGAAAATGAAATCGGAGAAGAAGAACGACAGATCATACTCGCATCACCAAGGAAAATTGCAGTCTAGGTTTGTCTCCTCATGTCCTATGTACACAATAAATCTATCTAATAAAGTAATAGCAGTGTATGAAGTTCGGGCTCATGTCCCATGCACTCTTTTCGTAAAAGAATACAAGAGTTGATTCTAGTGCATCTagttgtttttttcatatttcagaACGGAGCAGTATGTCTCATCAAAGGCAGCTTTAGAGGGGTCTGACTGGTGGGCAAATTCCAAATCTCTCAAGATACAAGAGTACTTCCTAAACCAGTGGATGAGGGAGAATATGCCCAAGGTAGAATTATAGAAAAAACCTGAAAATTCATATCAGCTTTTTGTATCAGTAATTGGCATAATTAATGTTTCTGTATTTTAATTAACAGTATAATTGACATGTTTCAAAAAGTTTTGAGCATGCACCGCTTCTTATTGAATTTTCTGTCcacatacaatataacataatcCGTTGAGGTCCTTTGGGTCTAAGACAATGTTGAGGAATAGCCTCCATACAGACAAGCTCAATGAATTATTTTGATCTTAAGTTTATATCAGTTCATTTATGTATTATTGTAGAAGCGGATGGAGTGTTATAGGCGTGATAGATCTCTGTTTAGTGTACGCACCAACAACGGCATCGAACACATCAACAACCCTTTCAAGCAAAACTTTTCACACTACAAGACCAACAACGGTCTCACCAGGGTGCTCCACATAATCGTGACTCACTTCACACACTTTCTCTTCCAACAGGTACTATGCTCAAATTGAATGTGATTGGTGTTACATTAAAATTTCTATCATCGGCTTTTCTATCATTCTGTTAGCAAGCCAACCTATGTTTATTTTAGATATTCTGCGCATGTCGAAGGCCTCATGACAACATCGATTTGGGCTTGCCTGCGGAGAGATGATATGGTGTGGCAGTTGCAATGAGTGGTTTCACCGCTGGTGCATAATTATGAAACATACAGATTTTGACCATTTCACTGTTGCTCTAGATCATGAATGGCGATGTAGAAGGTGTGATCCTTTAGGTTAGgttttttatttacatacatgatgTATGATTTACGTTATGGCATACAGTAGGTATAAAGATGTATCAACTTGTTCTATATAGTCATGATGAAGTTTTAATTCTGCTTGTGTCAACAGGTATTGTTTgcttatattttgtaacatcTTATTTGTGTGATAAGGGAGGTGATTTTTTCCTCTTTCCATCACGGCTGATAAGCACCAGGGACCATCAGCGTGGTATGTCTaatactttttatgtttttctaGTGTACATATGTTGAGAGATATACCAATACTTGTTTATAGATTTATTCATATTTCAATTTCAAGCTTTTCTATGAGTGAGGTAGTGAATGAGCCCCTCCTCTTCATATCTAAGACAATGTAAATATAACACAGATCTTGTGTCAGTTACGCTGGCCTAACATGCATATTCAATTTAAAGTAATTGATTTCGCATATatgcaaacaaaaaaaatttgtagaTACTGTCCAGTAAGAAGATGTAGTTGTTGATAACGATATCATAGGTCCCTGGTGCTCACTCAACCTCTTGTTCGACTCATGAGCCACAATATCTCATCTGCAACacagttaaaaatatatattctatatgaCACAACGAAGCATGAGTTTACTGAGTTAAGCAGATGCCAAGATTACGCcgaaaaaacaaaaagtaggAATTCATATCctatattaacaaaatatatataattttggcAAGAATAACAGACCAGTCTGATACATGTAGAAAATTAgcattgctataattgatatctATCGTGAGTGCAGTACGCCATCCCCTTATGCACGAAGATATGTCACTCACTTGAACTTTGTATGGCTATTTCTTGCTTATGTTGATATCTTGGCCATGTTTGCATAACATTATCTTCAAAACAACAATCGTACTTAGGATCTTTCCAATGGACCGCCTTGACCTCTTTGCAAAACCCTGCACTGAAAAGGTtgatcaaacaaaaaattagaGCACCGCAAACAAGCaaagtttgtttatatataaacctttatatatataaatacatactttGTGTCATCTTTCAAGGGTCCAATGATTCATTTGCTATTAGTATCTAAACTAAAAAACCTAGTGTAATATCACTAAATAAAGACACAAAGCTGATCAATCACACTTGCTAGATATGCTACAAAATATGTAACTCAAGACTCAATGCTAGCCTGCGTAGGCCTGATtgaccattatatatatatatatgtatatacatttaaacttgtttaaatgtatatacacatataaatgtAACATGTTTTAACTTGTAATTAACCACAGTCTCAGAGCATACCGGCATTGAGTAGGACAGTAAAGCTCTTGTCTGGCTGCTTGACCACATATTTCACCTTGTGTCTCAGCTCATATTCTTTTATGTATTTTTGGAGATCACCTGAATTGCCGAATGCACATACAGTATACACCGTAATGGAGTAGCCACCGTCTTTAAGCTGTAAATAAACAGAATGAGTAATGTAACAGAACTTTAGGAAGTAATACCGGTAATTGGTTTCGACTGCTACTAAGAAAGATCTAGGTCTACTGCATATCTACTGACCCATGCCATCTTGTTTTAAAGGGTGATGCCGACAGGAAAAAAGGCACAAAGTACAGTTGCGGTTGTTTCAAGTAAATTAGTAATGTTATGCACGGTATAAATATGATACACTGTACTCACTTGtagctagtaataatattattccTTGTTTTGGCTAGACCTGTGATAATTATGATTGACTGAGATTTAAGCCAACCTTCCGTCTTAATAAATCTAGACAGTCACAATGTACAATTGTCCATCACACTCAACTTCTCACACAACAAATGACAATACTAACAAAGAGATAAAGGGTTGGGAGTTTGGGATATTAACGCAAATATTtcgtaataaaataattcttgtGGTAAATAGGCCTAATAAACAAGAACACACAGAAAAACCAGCACACCACGAAAGGAGAACACAAAGTTCAATAACAATGATGCCGAACTTTGTGTTCTTTTTCTGGGATGTACTAGCCTGTACACAAGCCAAACAGGGGTTTATATACATGCTAGTGATGCACAGGTTGTTGTGGTTGTTTCATCAATTTACAACAAGACTCCACTCAGCAACTACTCACCTCAGGTTGAGCTAGCAGCAAAATGAAGATGATGCACTATTCCAAACAGATCATGGTTATTTATTTTCTTAAACAACTACACGCAAGAAAGGAGTGAGAAAATAAAGTGGGCTGTTGCGAGTGTTTTATAAGCACTCACCACGTCTTCACTAGCTTGAAGCAGGAAAAAGAATGCTATTCAATTCAcccttgtatatacatgtatatacttaggGGCCTCAATAAGCTAAAAAAGTTCCAATAAGCTGAGAAAGCTACATAATCCCGCAAGCCTGTCTGATAGACTTTTTCTTCTAAAGCCTAGCTGGCTTCCTTAACCTAAGTTCCTGTAACATAGTCAGGTACCCGAGATACGCGTGCATAAACACAAGCGAGACTTTTCTGATGGGATATTTCTACCGTATATACCGCATGCCTAGGGCGCACGACTTTTCTGATGGGAACTAGCTTTTACCAAAATACGAAAAATTTCAATGCGTAGAAGAAAGATTTCGTTCCTTTGAGACCAAAGAACTTAACCGAAGCTCCAAACCAGCAATACGAGCAGAAAATATCATTCTATCAACCAGACTAACATGAATATGTGTTCGCAAAAAGAAAACACTTTGGTCTGAACATTTGAACTTGTTCAATGTCAAGGCCATTGTAATCAGAGCAACATTTGTTTCTTAGGCGTCGTAACGAAATAAATGGGTCCCAAACGGGTACCACATTCTAAGAGTATAAGGGTAGTACAATCACACTCCTAGCAATATTATGTTTTCTTACGGCGTAATagatttattataataatatctgTGTAGTCTGTGTGCTCGTTGACTGCCACTAGAGTTATTTATGTTTAAGGTCATAAAATGCAGTCAATTTGCaagtttgatttttttatttggacACAGACACAACGCGCTACTTATTTGATACAAGGGTGTTGTGTTGTTGGGCTGATGAATTAGGATTAAGATGAGGCAGATGCGTTTCGTATAACTGGTTTTAATGGCTACCGGAAAACGAACTCAAGATAACCTCGAACTAATGATTAATTATATAAACTCAATTAAAGTATCTTTGAGATTATACCACATCCCCCGTTCCAGATGGATGTTTGCAAACAAAGCATACATAACCAAATAAGAAAACATATGTAACTCAAATATCTTTGGTAATAAACAAGGAGTGTTTAACAAGTGATTGTCCGATTGCAATGTTTATATGACTAGTATTGTCCGAGTCCATTTAGGGTGTTTAACATCTCTCTTGACTAGTAAAGCTCATAATCCTGGGTAAGATATCCTGGTACCCTCTTCGACCTCTGCGGTCTACTAAACCTGTGGTCTGAATCAACGTGCCTGGCCTGTGGGCTCTCTCGTATCGCCCTGCCCTCTGCGACAGTCGACTCAGACCCCCGACATCCACCTGGACTGGCCTGTGGGCTCTTTCGTATCGCCCTGCCCTCTGCGCCTCTGGTGGAGCCAGGAGAATAGACATCCTGACTACGTTTGGGTGTAGTCTGTAGTTCCTCCTCTTTTGTATTATTTGCAGATTGTTCCATGTCTACCAATGCACTCCGGTTTCTTCTGACTATCCCAGTATCTGTTTGGATCTGGTAGGACCTTGGTGCTACTTTCTTCACTACCATACCATCTTTCTGACTGTCCCGAATATAAACCATTTTATTCGGTTTGAGTTCTGGTAGCTCCTTGGCCCTGAAGTGCTTATCATGATTCAGCTTTGTAGCCTGTCTCCTGGCCCCCTCGCTCTCAACAATGTGACTTCTATCAGTCTTGTGAGGCATCAAGTTAGCCTGGAGAACAGGAAGGTTTGTTTGTATCTGTCTTCCCATCAGCAACTCTGATGGGGTATAGCCATTATCTAGAAGTGTGGCTCTATAAGTAAGCAAGCTCAGATGTGGGTCTTTGGGGTTTGATCTCCAAAGTCCCTTCACAGTTCCAACTGCTGGTTCAGCCTCTCCATTAGCTTTTGGGTAGCGTGGTGAACTCGTGACGTGAGTAAATCCATATTCTTCTGTAAATTTAAGGAACTCCTCTGAAGCAAATTGAGGGCCATTGTCTGAAATGACCATCTCACAAATTCCATGCACTGAGAAGATAGACTTCATTGCCTCAATGGTGTCTCTCGAAAGTAATGAGCAAAGTTTCCGTACTTCAATCCAACGGCTGTAGTAGTCTACTAAGAGTGAATAGTGACACTTTTGAAACTCCAACAAATCCGCCCCAAGACGTTGCCAAGCTCTCTCGGGGAGTGATGAAGGAAGAAGAGGTTCCGTAGGAGGTTTTGAATTGACTTTACAGACTCTACAGTTCTGTACCATCTCCTGAATTTCTGTTGAAATCCTGGGCCACCACACAGACTGTCTTGCTCTCGATCTGCATTTAATTATTCCTTGGTGGGCTTGGTGAATAATGTCAAGCATTCTCAACCTCTCACTCGAGGGAACCACAATACGATCATCATAGAGGAGTAGATCATCAATAACTGTAAGATGCTGCTGCACTTCCCAGTAAGGTTGAACACTTAAGTAAGCATCTGTCTTGTAGACTGGCCACCCCTCTCGACAACATCGGATAACTTCCAGACATAATTCGTCTTTGTGTTGAGCCTCTTTCAGTCTGTCAACAGCTACATTTGAAGGAATAACACTCTGTGCGTATTCTTCAACTGCCTCGATCAACATGTGATCCTTTGTGCTTGGAGATTCTACTGGCGCTCTGGATAAGGCATCTGCCAAGCAATGAAGTTTCCCTTGCACATATTGAAACCTAGGCGCATACCTCATTATTCTTAGCCTCATCCGTAAGATTCTTGATGGCACCTGGTCTAACTCCTCAGACATCATCAATGGCACTAGAGGCTTGTGGTCTGTCTCTATAGTGAAAGCCATCCCTCGGACAAACTGATCGAACCTCTCGCATGCCCAAACGGTCCCCAAAGCTTCTTTCTCAATAGCAGCATAGTTCTTCTCCGTCTCAGTGAGAGATCGCGAAGCATACATCACTGGTCGTCTGTTTCCATCTGGCTGAACTTGCATCAGAGTGGCTCCCAAACCAATATTGCTAGCATCTGTGCTGACAATAGTAACTAACTTCGGGTCATAATGTGCCATAGTCTCAGCAGATGTCAGAGTATCTCTAACTTTGGCAAAAGCATCCTCCTGTGCTGGTCCCCATATCCACTCTCTCTTCTCTTTCAGCAGCTCTCTCATAGGAGCGTTGAGAATAGCAAGAGTTGGAATGAACTTTGCCATCTGATTCAACATACCATTAATGCGTCTCAGATCTGTCTTACTGGTAGGAGTGGGGAAATCTTGAATAGCTGCCACCTTAGTGGGATCAGGTCTCACTCCCTCCTGACCAATAATATGACCTAGAAAAGTCAAAGAGGATCTCCTGAACTCGCACTTCTGAGCATTGAGCGTAAGTCCAGAGTCCTGGAGAATTCTAAGCACCTCTCTGAGTCTCTCATCATGTGTTTGTAAATCTTTGCCATGGACCAGAATATTGTCCATGTGGCAAACAACTCCTGGTACACCTTCTAATAGTCTTGACATAGCTCTTTGGAAGATCTCTGGAGCACTAGACACTCCAAAGGGAAGTCTGTTAAAACAATAACGTCCAAATGGTGATAGAAACGTAGTTAGTCTCCTAGATTCTTCTTCAAGATTGATCTGCCAAAACCCGCTGTTGGCATCGAGTTTACTGAACACAGAACTCTTCCGCAATTTAGACAAACTCTCCTCCACTGTCGCCATAGGATGGATCTCCCTTTTTAC
The genomic region above belongs to Watersipora subatra chromosome 1, tzWatSuba1.1, whole genome shotgun sequence and contains:
- the LOC137410545 gene encoding uncharacterized protein, coding for MKSEKKNDRSYSHHQGKLQSRTEQYVSSKAALEGSDWWANSKSLKIQEYFLNQWMRENMPKKRMECYRRDRSLFSVRTNNGIEHINNPFKQNFSHYKTNNGLTRVLHIIVTHFTHFLFQQIFCACRRPHDNIDLGLPAER